The DNA segment TTGTCAAATTGCCGCGACGGATCTCTGAGGCAAATTGAGGACCGCAGTCATTTCAAATGCAACCGAATAATTAGCGCTCACATTCGGATTGTCTCGGACCGATGAATCGGAAATAATCAGATCGCTAAAGATACTGCCTCATCGTGGTCGTATCGATTTTGAATCCAAGTGATTCGTTAAGCTTTTGACCGGCCCGGGAAGTATTTAGCGACACCGAACGCAGATTATTCAGACGGCAATAGGCCAGCATGGCCTGCATTATCTGGCGGGCGATACCGAGACGACGGTGCTTTTCATCGACAAATAGACTGTGCAAGAGGGCCTGTTTCCCGGTGGAATCGCCCGGTATCGGCGGCCAGGCGATAATGCTCAGAGCGCCGCTGGCAATGACATTCCCGTCATTTTCCACCACCCACGCCGAGAGCTGGCCGTTTTTCAAGCTGATTTTAAGGCATTCGCTG comes from the Candidatus Zixiibacteriota bacterium genome and includes:
- a CDS encoding putative Acetyltransferase, GNAT family (Evidence 3 : Putative function from multiple computational evidences); this translates as MKTMSTIRKGKLSDISVLAGHRRLMFEEMSRLEGKRITDEDLTRLENAYSECLKISLKNGQLSAWVVENDGNVIASGALSIIAWPPIPGDSTGKQALLHSLFVDEKHRRLGIARQIMQAMLAYCRLNNLRSVSLNTSRAGQKLNESLGFKIDTTTMRQYL